One genomic segment of Musa acuminata AAA Group cultivar baxijiao chromosome BXJ3-3, Cavendish_Baxijiao_AAA, whole genome shotgun sequence includes these proteins:
- the LOC135632849 gene encoding regulator of telomere elongation helicase 1 homolog isoform X3 — translation MPTYKIRGVDVDFPFDAYDCQIVYMEKVIRSLQEGCNALLESPTGTGKTLCLLCATLAWRKTFGDFLTSANEERSNFSLSHSSGSQSAENGQTNYPAIIYTSRTHSQLKQVIRELKTSNYRPKMAVLGSREQMCIHDEVRLLRGRAQNNACHYLCKKRLCPHQPGVSEYMKKHHELGNEPFDIEDLVNTGRTMGLCPYYISRELHKVVDILFAPYNYLIDPGNRRSLSGIQWNNAVLIFDEAHNLESICADAASFDLPSGYLTACISEAKQCVDLCIKRRVIEKSADKEFDPENYAILRALLLKLETRIAEVAIESRELGFTRPGDYIYEFLSDLNITYETANMLIDTIDNAALLLEEGNTSGAGTGIKMKGAVCRLESIRNMLNIIFRDGGKDHAKFYRFHVQESQLSITDSLKGKVSRTLSWWCFNPGLAMQQFERLGVCSIILTSGTLSPLDSFALELNLEFPVRLENPHVITPNQVWVGVVPSGPSSQPFNSSYKNRDSLQYKQELGNSIVNFARIVPDGLLVFFPSYYMMDQCIECWKDMGHASSSDFSTIWERICKYKQPIIEPKQSSLFPRAIEDFESKIRDNTTSGAIFFAVCRGKVSEGLDFADRAGRAVVVTGLPFSTKTDPKVRLKRDYLDHYATSQKKQSKVLTGEEWYVQQAARAVNQAVGRVIRHCHDYGAIVFCDERFSQQNWQCQMSYWLRPHIKCYPKFGDVVFTLTRFFRDKDFCDLKPKLAKSCTKEKSLMPLEKTLSLKSITSLAPNTEHCSRKSLSSVLSTNTSSGFDHLGQIVPANRSSVSNELGFCSTLQRSVNHFCHKKRLPFKEGISKNIQYQDTVVVHLANDTSSSEQACEVAFAATSAKRPKTLEPVDNVECQKDTDSKWPADFGSSTSVRMTQHVHVVKETFQQPTSHKEKHNTSIPCTDKTSGSAFLMQVQEKLTVAEYKEFVGFMKALKSKTMKITPLLESIAKLFSSPGRFSLLERFKDFVPAKYHPIYEQLLRVHGTNNDV, via the exons GGATGCAATGCTTTGTTGGAAAGCCCTACAGGAACTGGAAAAACATTATGCCTTTTGTGTGCTACACTGGCTTGGAGGAAGACTTTTGGTGATTTTCTGACTAGTGCAAATGAAGAAAGGAGCAACTTCTCTTTGAGTCACTCCTCTGGTAGTCAATCAGCGGAGAATGGGCAAACTAATTACCCTGCCATCATATATACTTCAAGGACTCACAGCCAGCTTAAGCAAGTAATACGAGAACTTAAAACAAGCAATTACAG GCCAAAGATGGCAGTTTTAGGGTCTCGTGAACAGATGTGCATCCATGATGAGGTGCGTTTGCTACGAGGTAGAGCGCAAAACAATGCTTGCCATTATCTTTGCAAAAAGCGGTTATGCCCCCATCAACCTGGCGTTTCTG AGTACATGAAGAAACATCATGAACTTGGAAATGAGCCTTTTGACATCGAAGACTTGGTTAATACTGGGAGAACCATGGGGCT ATGCCCATATTACATATCTAGAGAGCTTCACAAGGTTGTTGATATTCTGTTTGCCCCTTACAACTATCTTATTGATCCTGGAAACCGGCGATCTTTATCAGGCATTCAGTGGAACAATGCAGTTCTTATATTTGATGAAGCACATAACCTG GAGAGTATATGTGCTGATGCAGCTTCATTCGACTTGCCTTCTGGTTACCTCACTGCTTGCATTTCTGAAGCAAAACAATGTGTTGACTTGTGTATTAAAAGGAGGGTAATTGAAAAATCAGCTGATAAAGAGTTTGACCCAGAAAATTATGCTATTCTCAGAG CTCTTCTACTGAAGCTTGAAACACGTATTGCTGAGGTGGCTATTGAGTCCAGAGAATTGGGTTTCACTCGACCTGGAGACTACATTTATGAGTTTCTCTCTGATCTGAACATCACATATGAGACAGCAAATATGCTTATTGATACGATTGACAATGCTGCTCTGCTTCTTGAGGAGG GGAATACGTCTGGGGCCGGAACAGGAATCAAAATGAAGGGGGCAGTCTGCAGGTTAGAGAGCATCAGGAATATGCTTAATATTATCTTCCGAGATGGTGGGAAGGATCATGCAAAATTTTATCGT TTTCATGTGCAGGAATCTCAACTAAGCATTACAGATTCTCTAAAAG GAAAGGTGTCAAGAACACTTAGTTGGTGGTGTTTTAACCCAGGGCTTGCCATGCAACAGTTTGAAAGGTTGGGTGTATGCTCTATCATACTGACATCTGGCACTTTGTCTCCTCTAGACTCGTTTGCCTTGGAGCTGAACTT AGAATTTCCAGTCAGGTTGGAGAATCCCCATGTTATAACTCCTAATCAAGTGTGGGTTGGAGTTGTGCCAAGTGGTCCATctagtcaaccatttaattcttcaTACAAAAATCGTGATTCTCTACAATATAAGCAAGAACTTGGTAATTCTATAG TTAATTTTGCTCGCATAGTGCCGGATGGCTtacttgtattcttcccttcataTTATATGATGGATCAGTGCATTGAATGCTGGAAAGATATG GGTCATGCAAGCTCAAGTGATTTCAGCACAATCTGGGAAAGAATTTGCAAATACAAACAACCTATTATAGAGCCCAAACAATCATCACTTTTTCCACGTGCAATTGAG GACTTTGAGTCAAAAATACGTGATAATACCACTTCGGGGGCCATATTTTTTGCAGTTTGTCGTGGCAAA GTTAGTGAAGGTCTTGATTTTGCTGACCGGGCTGGGAGAGCTGTGGTAGTTACTGGCCTGCCTTTTTCTACAAAGACTGATCCCAAG GTTCGTCTCAAGCGTGATTACTTGGATCACTATGCTACATCGCAAAAGAAACAATCTAAG GTTCTCACTGGCGAGGAGTGGTATGTCCAGCAAGCTGCAAGGGCTGTGAATCAGGCTGTTGGCCGTGTCATTAGACATTGCCATGATTATGGAGCAATTGTTTTCTGCGATGAAAG GTTTTCTCAACAAAATTGGCAGTGTCAAATGTCATACTGGCTCCGTCCTCATATCAAG TGCTATCCCAAGTTTGGGGATGTAGTTTTCACATTGACTAGATTCTTTCGAGACAAAGACTTTTGCGACTTGAAACCAAAACTAGCTAAAAGCTGCACTAAGG AGAAATCTTTGATGCCTCTGGAGAAGACCTTATCATTGAAGTCTATCACCTCCTTG GCGCCTAATACTGAACATTGCTCCAGAAAGTCACTGTCATCTGTGCTCTCAACTAACACAAGTAGTGGTTTTGATCATTTGGGGCAAATAGTTCCCGCCAACCGCTCATCGGTTTCTAATGAACTTGGGTTCTGCTCGACCTTGCAACGTTCAGTAAATCACTTCTGCCATAAGAAGAGATTACCATTCAAGGAAGGAATATCTAAAAATATTCAGTATCAGGATACTGTAGTGGTTCATTTGGCAAACGATACATCATCGAGTGAACAAGCATGTGAGGTTGCATTTGCAGCTACTTCTGCAAAAAGGCCTAAAACATTAGAACCGGTTGATAATGTTGAATGTCAAAAAGATACAGATTCAAAGTG GCCTGCAGATTTTGGGAGTTCTACCAGTGTTAGGATGACGCAACATGTTCACGTTGTGAAAGAAACTTTTCAGCAACCAACATCACATAAGGAGAAGCATAATACCTCTATACCTTGTACTGATAAAACTAGTGGTTCTGCTTTTCTAATGCAG GTTCAAGAAAAGCTTACTGTTGCAGAATATAAGGAGTTTGTGGGCTTCATGAAGGCATTAAAATCCAAAACAATGAAAATTACACCTTTGCTGGAGTCCATTGCAAAGTTATTTTCAAGTCCTGGGAGATTTTCTCTTCTCGAGAG GTTCAAGGATTTTGTTCCTGCAAAATATCATCCCATTTATGAGCAGCTTCTTAGAGTTCATGGCACGAACAATGATGT ATGA
- the LOC135632849 gene encoding regulator of telomere elongation helicase 1 homolog isoform X2, producing MPTYKIRGVDVDFPFDAYDCQIVYMEKVIRSLQEGCNALLESPTGTGKTLCLLCATLAWRKTFGDFLTSANEERSNFSLSHSSGSQSAENGQTNYPAIIYTSRTHSQLKQVIRELKTSNYRPKMAVLGSREQMCIHDEVRLLRGRAQNNACHYLCKKRLCPHQPGVSEYMKKHHELGNEPFDIEDLVNTGRTMGLCPYYISRELHKVVDILFAPYNYLIDPGNRRSLSGIQWNNAVLIFDEAHNLESICADAASFDLPSGYLTACISEAKQCVDLCIKRRVIEKSADKEFDPENYAILRALLLKLETRIAEVAIESRELGFTRPGDYIYEFLSDLNITYETANMLIDTIDNAALLLEEGNTSGAGTGIKMKGAVCRLESIRNMLNIIFRDGGKDHAKFYRESQLSITDSLKGKVSRTLSWWCFNPGLAMQQFERLGVCSIILTSGTLSPLDSFALELNLEFPVRLENPHVITPNQVWVGVVPSGPSSQPFNSSYKNRDSLQYKQELGNSIVNFARIVPDGLLVFFPSYYMMDQCIECWKDMGHASSSDFSTIWERICKYKQPIIEPKQSSLFPRAIEDFESKIRDNTTSGAIFFAVCRGKVSEGLDFADRAGRAVVVTGLPFSTKTDPKVRLKRDYLDHYATSQKKQSKVLTGEEWYVQQAARAVNQAVGRVIRHCHDYGAIVFCDERFSQQNWQCQMSYWLRPHIKCYPKFGDVVFTLTRFFRDKDFCDLKPKLAKSCTKEQMFVAEKSLMPLEKTLSLKSITSLAPNTEHCSRKSLSSVLSTNTSSGFDHLGQIVPANRSSVSNELGFCSTLQRSVNHFCHKKRLPFKEGISKNIQYQDTVVVHLANDTSSSEQACEVAFAATSAKRPKTLEPVDNVECQKDTDSKWPADFGSSTSVRMTQHVHVVKETFQQPTSHKEKHNTSIPCTDKTSGSAFLMQVQEKLTVAEYKEFVGFMKALKSKTMKITPLLESIAKLFSSPGRFSLLERFKDFVPAKYHPIYEQLLRVHGTNNDV from the exons GGATGCAATGCTTTGTTGGAAAGCCCTACAGGAACTGGAAAAACATTATGCCTTTTGTGTGCTACACTGGCTTGGAGGAAGACTTTTGGTGATTTTCTGACTAGTGCAAATGAAGAAAGGAGCAACTTCTCTTTGAGTCACTCCTCTGGTAGTCAATCAGCGGAGAATGGGCAAACTAATTACCCTGCCATCATATATACTTCAAGGACTCACAGCCAGCTTAAGCAAGTAATACGAGAACTTAAAACAAGCAATTACAG GCCAAAGATGGCAGTTTTAGGGTCTCGTGAACAGATGTGCATCCATGATGAGGTGCGTTTGCTACGAGGTAGAGCGCAAAACAATGCTTGCCATTATCTTTGCAAAAAGCGGTTATGCCCCCATCAACCTGGCGTTTCTG AGTACATGAAGAAACATCATGAACTTGGAAATGAGCCTTTTGACATCGAAGACTTGGTTAATACTGGGAGAACCATGGGGCT ATGCCCATATTACATATCTAGAGAGCTTCACAAGGTTGTTGATATTCTGTTTGCCCCTTACAACTATCTTATTGATCCTGGAAACCGGCGATCTTTATCAGGCATTCAGTGGAACAATGCAGTTCTTATATTTGATGAAGCACATAACCTG GAGAGTATATGTGCTGATGCAGCTTCATTCGACTTGCCTTCTGGTTACCTCACTGCTTGCATTTCTGAAGCAAAACAATGTGTTGACTTGTGTATTAAAAGGAGGGTAATTGAAAAATCAGCTGATAAAGAGTTTGACCCAGAAAATTATGCTATTCTCAGAG CTCTTCTACTGAAGCTTGAAACACGTATTGCTGAGGTGGCTATTGAGTCCAGAGAATTGGGTTTCACTCGACCTGGAGACTACATTTATGAGTTTCTCTCTGATCTGAACATCACATATGAGACAGCAAATATGCTTATTGATACGATTGACAATGCTGCTCTGCTTCTTGAGGAGG GGAATACGTCTGGGGCCGGAACAGGAATCAAAATGAAGGGGGCAGTCTGCAGGTTAGAGAGCATCAGGAATATGCTTAATATTATCTTCCGAGATGGTGGGAAGGATCATGCAAAATTTTATCGT GAATCTCAACTAAGCATTACAGATTCTCTAAAAG GAAAGGTGTCAAGAACACTTAGTTGGTGGTGTTTTAACCCAGGGCTTGCCATGCAACAGTTTGAAAGGTTGGGTGTATGCTCTATCATACTGACATCTGGCACTTTGTCTCCTCTAGACTCGTTTGCCTTGGAGCTGAACTT AGAATTTCCAGTCAGGTTGGAGAATCCCCATGTTATAACTCCTAATCAAGTGTGGGTTGGAGTTGTGCCAAGTGGTCCATctagtcaaccatttaattcttcaTACAAAAATCGTGATTCTCTACAATATAAGCAAGAACTTGGTAATTCTATAG TTAATTTTGCTCGCATAGTGCCGGATGGCTtacttgtattcttcccttcataTTATATGATGGATCAGTGCATTGAATGCTGGAAAGATATG GGTCATGCAAGCTCAAGTGATTTCAGCACAATCTGGGAAAGAATTTGCAAATACAAACAACCTATTATAGAGCCCAAACAATCATCACTTTTTCCACGTGCAATTGAG GACTTTGAGTCAAAAATACGTGATAATACCACTTCGGGGGCCATATTTTTTGCAGTTTGTCGTGGCAAA GTTAGTGAAGGTCTTGATTTTGCTGACCGGGCTGGGAGAGCTGTGGTAGTTACTGGCCTGCCTTTTTCTACAAAGACTGATCCCAAG GTTCGTCTCAAGCGTGATTACTTGGATCACTATGCTACATCGCAAAAGAAACAATCTAAG GTTCTCACTGGCGAGGAGTGGTATGTCCAGCAAGCTGCAAGGGCTGTGAATCAGGCTGTTGGCCGTGTCATTAGACATTGCCATGATTATGGAGCAATTGTTTTCTGCGATGAAAG GTTTTCTCAACAAAATTGGCAGTGTCAAATGTCATACTGGCTCCGTCCTCATATCAAG TGCTATCCCAAGTTTGGGGATGTAGTTTTCACATTGACTAGATTCTTTCGAGACAAAGACTTTTGCGACTTGAAACCAAAACTAGCTAAAAGCTGCACTAAGG AGCAAATGTTCGTGGCAGAGAAATCTTTGATGCCTCTGGAGAAGACCTTATCATTGAAGTCTATCACCTCCTTG GCGCCTAATACTGAACATTGCTCCAGAAAGTCACTGTCATCTGTGCTCTCAACTAACACAAGTAGTGGTTTTGATCATTTGGGGCAAATAGTTCCCGCCAACCGCTCATCGGTTTCTAATGAACTTGGGTTCTGCTCGACCTTGCAACGTTCAGTAAATCACTTCTGCCATAAGAAGAGATTACCATTCAAGGAAGGAATATCTAAAAATATTCAGTATCAGGATACTGTAGTGGTTCATTTGGCAAACGATACATCATCGAGTGAACAAGCATGTGAGGTTGCATTTGCAGCTACTTCTGCAAAAAGGCCTAAAACATTAGAACCGGTTGATAATGTTGAATGTCAAAAAGATACAGATTCAAAGTG GCCTGCAGATTTTGGGAGTTCTACCAGTGTTAGGATGACGCAACATGTTCACGTTGTGAAAGAAACTTTTCAGCAACCAACATCACATAAGGAGAAGCATAATACCTCTATACCTTGTACTGATAAAACTAGTGGTTCTGCTTTTCTAATGCAG GTTCAAGAAAAGCTTACTGTTGCAGAATATAAGGAGTTTGTGGGCTTCATGAAGGCATTAAAATCCAAAACAATGAAAATTACACCTTTGCTGGAGTCCATTGCAAAGTTATTTTCAAGTCCTGGGAGATTTTCTCTTCTCGAGAG GTTCAAGGATTTTGTTCCTGCAAAATATCATCCCATTTATGAGCAGCTTCTTAGAGTTCATGGCACGAACAATGATGT ATGA
- the LOC135632849 gene encoding regulator of telomere elongation helicase 1 homolog isoform X1, whose translation MPTYKIRGVDVDFPFDAYDCQIVYMEKVIRSLQEGCNALLESPTGTGKTLCLLCATLAWRKTFGDFLTSANEERSNFSLSHSSGSQSAENGQTNYPAIIYTSRTHSQLKQVIRELKTSNYRPKMAVLGSREQMCIHDEVRLLRGRAQNNACHYLCKKRLCPHQPGVSEYMKKHHELGNEPFDIEDLVNTGRTMGLCPYYISRELHKVVDILFAPYNYLIDPGNRRSLSGIQWNNAVLIFDEAHNLESICADAASFDLPSGYLTACISEAKQCVDLCIKRRVIEKSADKEFDPENYAILRALLLKLETRIAEVAIESRELGFTRPGDYIYEFLSDLNITYETANMLIDTIDNAALLLEEGNTSGAGTGIKMKGAVCRLESIRNMLNIIFRDGGKDHAKFYRFHVQESQLSITDSLKGKVSRTLSWWCFNPGLAMQQFERLGVCSIILTSGTLSPLDSFALELNLEFPVRLENPHVITPNQVWVGVVPSGPSSQPFNSSYKNRDSLQYKQELGNSIVNFARIVPDGLLVFFPSYYMMDQCIECWKDMGHASSSDFSTIWERICKYKQPIIEPKQSSLFPRAIEDFESKIRDNTTSGAIFFAVCRGKVSEGLDFADRAGRAVVVTGLPFSTKTDPKVRLKRDYLDHYATSQKKQSKVLTGEEWYVQQAARAVNQAVGRVIRHCHDYGAIVFCDERFSQQNWQCQMSYWLRPHIKCYPKFGDVVFTLTRFFRDKDFCDLKPKLAKSCTKEQMFVAEKSLMPLEKTLSLKSITSLAPNTEHCSRKSLSSVLSTNTSSGFDHLGQIVPANRSSVSNELGFCSTLQRSVNHFCHKKRLPFKEGISKNIQYQDTVVVHLANDTSSSEQACEVAFAATSAKRPKTLEPVDNVECQKDTDSKWPADFGSSTSVRMTQHVHVVKETFQQPTSHKEKHNTSIPCTDKTSGSAFLMQVQEKLTVAEYKEFVGFMKALKSKTMKITPLLESIAKLFSSPGRFSLLERFKDFVPAKYHPIYEQLLRVHGTNNDV comes from the exons GGATGCAATGCTTTGTTGGAAAGCCCTACAGGAACTGGAAAAACATTATGCCTTTTGTGTGCTACACTGGCTTGGAGGAAGACTTTTGGTGATTTTCTGACTAGTGCAAATGAAGAAAGGAGCAACTTCTCTTTGAGTCACTCCTCTGGTAGTCAATCAGCGGAGAATGGGCAAACTAATTACCCTGCCATCATATATACTTCAAGGACTCACAGCCAGCTTAAGCAAGTAATACGAGAACTTAAAACAAGCAATTACAG GCCAAAGATGGCAGTTTTAGGGTCTCGTGAACAGATGTGCATCCATGATGAGGTGCGTTTGCTACGAGGTAGAGCGCAAAACAATGCTTGCCATTATCTTTGCAAAAAGCGGTTATGCCCCCATCAACCTGGCGTTTCTG AGTACATGAAGAAACATCATGAACTTGGAAATGAGCCTTTTGACATCGAAGACTTGGTTAATACTGGGAGAACCATGGGGCT ATGCCCATATTACATATCTAGAGAGCTTCACAAGGTTGTTGATATTCTGTTTGCCCCTTACAACTATCTTATTGATCCTGGAAACCGGCGATCTTTATCAGGCATTCAGTGGAACAATGCAGTTCTTATATTTGATGAAGCACATAACCTG GAGAGTATATGTGCTGATGCAGCTTCATTCGACTTGCCTTCTGGTTACCTCACTGCTTGCATTTCTGAAGCAAAACAATGTGTTGACTTGTGTATTAAAAGGAGGGTAATTGAAAAATCAGCTGATAAAGAGTTTGACCCAGAAAATTATGCTATTCTCAGAG CTCTTCTACTGAAGCTTGAAACACGTATTGCTGAGGTGGCTATTGAGTCCAGAGAATTGGGTTTCACTCGACCTGGAGACTACATTTATGAGTTTCTCTCTGATCTGAACATCACATATGAGACAGCAAATATGCTTATTGATACGATTGACAATGCTGCTCTGCTTCTTGAGGAGG GGAATACGTCTGGGGCCGGAACAGGAATCAAAATGAAGGGGGCAGTCTGCAGGTTAGAGAGCATCAGGAATATGCTTAATATTATCTTCCGAGATGGTGGGAAGGATCATGCAAAATTTTATCGT TTTCATGTGCAGGAATCTCAACTAAGCATTACAGATTCTCTAAAAG GAAAGGTGTCAAGAACACTTAGTTGGTGGTGTTTTAACCCAGGGCTTGCCATGCAACAGTTTGAAAGGTTGGGTGTATGCTCTATCATACTGACATCTGGCACTTTGTCTCCTCTAGACTCGTTTGCCTTGGAGCTGAACTT AGAATTTCCAGTCAGGTTGGAGAATCCCCATGTTATAACTCCTAATCAAGTGTGGGTTGGAGTTGTGCCAAGTGGTCCATctagtcaaccatttaattcttcaTACAAAAATCGTGATTCTCTACAATATAAGCAAGAACTTGGTAATTCTATAG TTAATTTTGCTCGCATAGTGCCGGATGGCTtacttgtattcttcccttcataTTATATGATGGATCAGTGCATTGAATGCTGGAAAGATATG GGTCATGCAAGCTCAAGTGATTTCAGCACAATCTGGGAAAGAATTTGCAAATACAAACAACCTATTATAGAGCCCAAACAATCATCACTTTTTCCACGTGCAATTGAG GACTTTGAGTCAAAAATACGTGATAATACCACTTCGGGGGCCATATTTTTTGCAGTTTGTCGTGGCAAA GTTAGTGAAGGTCTTGATTTTGCTGACCGGGCTGGGAGAGCTGTGGTAGTTACTGGCCTGCCTTTTTCTACAAAGACTGATCCCAAG GTTCGTCTCAAGCGTGATTACTTGGATCACTATGCTACATCGCAAAAGAAACAATCTAAG GTTCTCACTGGCGAGGAGTGGTATGTCCAGCAAGCTGCAAGGGCTGTGAATCAGGCTGTTGGCCGTGTCATTAGACATTGCCATGATTATGGAGCAATTGTTTTCTGCGATGAAAG GTTTTCTCAACAAAATTGGCAGTGTCAAATGTCATACTGGCTCCGTCCTCATATCAAG TGCTATCCCAAGTTTGGGGATGTAGTTTTCACATTGACTAGATTCTTTCGAGACAAAGACTTTTGCGACTTGAAACCAAAACTAGCTAAAAGCTGCACTAAGG AGCAAATGTTCGTGGCAGAGAAATCTTTGATGCCTCTGGAGAAGACCTTATCATTGAAGTCTATCACCTCCTTG GCGCCTAATACTGAACATTGCTCCAGAAAGTCACTGTCATCTGTGCTCTCAACTAACACAAGTAGTGGTTTTGATCATTTGGGGCAAATAGTTCCCGCCAACCGCTCATCGGTTTCTAATGAACTTGGGTTCTGCTCGACCTTGCAACGTTCAGTAAATCACTTCTGCCATAAGAAGAGATTACCATTCAAGGAAGGAATATCTAAAAATATTCAGTATCAGGATACTGTAGTGGTTCATTTGGCAAACGATACATCATCGAGTGAACAAGCATGTGAGGTTGCATTTGCAGCTACTTCTGCAAAAAGGCCTAAAACATTAGAACCGGTTGATAATGTTGAATGTCAAAAAGATACAGATTCAAAGTG GCCTGCAGATTTTGGGAGTTCTACCAGTGTTAGGATGACGCAACATGTTCACGTTGTGAAAGAAACTTTTCAGCAACCAACATCACATAAGGAGAAGCATAATACCTCTATACCTTGTACTGATAAAACTAGTGGTTCTGCTTTTCTAATGCAG GTTCAAGAAAAGCTTACTGTTGCAGAATATAAGGAGTTTGTGGGCTTCATGAAGGCATTAAAATCCAAAACAATGAAAATTACACCTTTGCTGGAGTCCATTGCAAAGTTATTTTCAAGTCCTGGGAGATTTTCTCTTCTCGAGAG GTTCAAGGATTTTGTTCCTGCAAAATATCATCCCATTTATGAGCAGCTTCTTAGAGTTCATGGCACGAACAATGATGT ATGA